A stretch of Acidovorax sp. RAC01 DNA encodes these proteins:
- a CDS encoding DUF3833 domain-containing protein, giving the protein MQRRRLLLAATVAAPVALSGCASQTLEGYASEKPVLDLATYFNGTIDAWGIFQDRSGQIVKRFTVVMDCQWKGNEGVLDEAFTYSDGTTQRRIWRLTKHADGRYTGTADDVVGTASGQTRGNAFRWTYTLALPVDGKVYNVDLDDWMYLIDDRVMLNRATMSKFGVRLGEITLSFTKRAP; this is encoded by the coding sequence ATGCAAAGACGACGCCTTCTCCTGGCGGCCACCGTGGCCGCGCCCGTGGCCCTTTCGGGCTGCGCCAGCCAGACGCTGGAGGGCTACGCCAGCGAAAAACCGGTGCTCGACCTGGCCACCTACTTCAACGGCACCATCGACGCCTGGGGCATCTTCCAGGACCGCAGCGGCCAGATCGTCAAGCGCTTCACCGTGGTGATGGACTGCCAGTGGAAGGGCAACGAGGGCGTGCTCGATGAAGCCTTTACCTATTCGGACGGCACCACGCAGCGCCGCATCTGGCGCCTGACGAAGCACGCCGACGGCCGCTACACCGGTACGGCCGATGACGTCGTCGGCACGGCCAGCGGCCAGACCCGCGGCAACGCCTTCCGCTGGACCTATACGCTGGCGCTGCCGGTGGACGGCAAGGTCTACAACGTGGACCTGGACGACTGGATGTACCTCATCGACGATCGCGTCATGCTCAACCGCGCCACCATGAGCAAGTTTGGCGTGCGGCTGGGCGAGATCACGCTGTCGTTCACGAAACGCGCCCCATGA
- a CDS encoding chalcone isomerase family protein yields the protein MKNIAVRALSTAAAAVFCLESADVRANTAVSAQSRPAEAVAAPASVGGVTAGMRLAGQGALRFLGFEVYSARLWVRPGFDLDDYATQPLALELTYQRNFTAEAIAKRSIDEMRRVGSFSAQQAARWQEDLKAALPDVKPGDRLTGLYRPGAGAVFEMGGKVVGEVPDAEFARLFFGIWLSPQTSEPGLRQELVSALRPAGRP from the coding sequence ATGAAAAACATAGCTGTTCGCGCCTTGTCTACTGCCGCAGCGGCTGTTTTTTGCCTTGAATCGGCGGACGTCCGCGCCAATACGGCGGTGTCTGCCCAGTCGCGGCCGGCGGAGGCTGTTGCCGCCCCTGCCAGCGTGGGTGGTGTCACCGCTGGCATGCGCCTGGCCGGCCAGGGGGCGCTGCGGTTCCTGGGTTTCGAGGTGTACAGCGCCCGGCTGTGGGTGCGCCCCGGCTTTGACCTCGACGATTACGCCACGCAGCCCCTGGCGCTGGAGCTGACCTACCAGCGCAACTTCACGGCCGAAGCCATCGCGAAGCGGTCCATTGACGAGATGCGCCGCGTGGGCAGCTTCTCGGCACAGCAGGCGGCCCGCTGGCAGGAAGACCTGAAGGCGGCCCTGCCCGACGTGAAACCTGGCGACCGCCTCACGGGCCTGTACCGGCCCGGCGCGGGTGCCGTGTTCGAGATGGGCGGAAAAGTGGTGGGCGAGGTGCCCGACGCCGAATTCGCCCGCCTTTTCTTTGGCATCTGGCTGTCGCCGCAGACATCGGAGCCCGGCCTGCGGCAGGAGCTGGTGTCGGCGCTGCGGCCCGCAGGGCGCCCATGA
- a CDS encoding MFS transporter, with the protein MGGGLSRRSLLAYGLLGLPLAFVALPLYVLLPNHYAREFGMPLATLGAVLLAARLFDAVSDPLLGRLADYLFGRSVRSVLAVGAGSAVVLALGLWALFFPAVRGEDALVAWALVALLVTYTAYSQLGIAHQSWGARLGGDELARSRVVAWREAAALVGVVVASVLPAVAGLPAMVAVFALALALGWWAWSCGPRPAAPSARPASASAGQRAGGLADLWRPWTKPGFRRLLAVFMLNGIASAVPATLVLFFIQDRLQAPPAQEPMFLAAYFVSAALSIPLWLRAVARWGLARTWLAGMLLAISVFVWTATLGAGDAMAFLLVCALSGAALGTDLALPGALLAGVVAAEGDGGQHEGAYFGWWNFATKLNLALAAGLALPLLGLLGYTPGTRSEEGLQTLSLAYAVLPCALKLCAAAALYFFLIRPHAMNAARSPQRPTEGTPP; encoded by the coding sequence ATGGGCGGGGGCCTGTCCCGGCGCAGCCTGCTCGCGTATGGCCTGCTGGGGCTCCCGCTGGCATTTGTGGCGCTGCCGCTGTACGTGCTGCTGCCCAACCACTACGCCCGTGAGTTCGGCATGCCGCTGGCCACGCTGGGCGCGGTGCTGCTGGCGGCGCGGCTGTTCGATGCCGTGTCCGATCCGCTGCTGGGGCGGTTGGCTGACTACCTGTTTGGCCGGTCGGTGCGCAGCGTGCTGGCGGTCGGGGCCGGGTCGGCCGTGGTGCTGGCGCTGGGGCTTTGGGCACTGTTCTTTCCGGCTGTGCGGGGCGAAGACGCTCTGGTGGCCTGGGCGCTGGTGGCCCTGCTCGTCACCTACACGGCCTACAGCCAACTGGGCATTGCCCACCAGTCGTGGGGCGCACGCCTGGGCGGCGACGAGCTGGCGCGCAGCCGCGTCGTGGCATGGCGCGAAGCCGCGGCGCTGGTGGGGGTGGTCGTGGCTTCGGTGCTGCCGGCGGTGGCCGGTCTGCCGGCCATGGTGGCCGTGTTTGCGCTGGCGCTGGCCCTGGGATGGTGGGCGTGGTCGTGCGGCCCACGGCCGGCTGCTCCGTCAGCCCGCCCTGCGTCTGCATCCGCTGGCCAGCGCGCAGGCGGCCTTGCCGACCTGTGGCGACCATGGACCAAGCCCGGCTTTCGCCGCCTGCTGGCGGTGTTCATGCTCAACGGCATTGCGAGCGCCGTGCCGGCCACGCTGGTGCTGTTCTTCATCCAGGACCGCCTGCAGGCACCGCCTGCGCAAGAGCCCATGTTTCTGGCGGCGTACTTCGTGTCAGCCGCGCTGTCGATCCCGCTGTGGCTGCGCGCCGTGGCCCGCTGGGGCCTCGCACGCACCTGGCTGGCCGGCATGCTGCTGGCGATATCCGTGTTTGTGTGGACCGCCACGCTGGGTGCGGGCGATGCCATGGCGTTCCTGCTGGTGTGCGCGCTTTCGGGCGCAGCCCTGGGCACCGACCTGGCGCTGCCCGGCGCGTTGCTGGCGGGCGTGGTTGCGGCCGAGGGCGACGGCGGTCAGCACGAGGGCGCGTACTTTGGCTGGTGGAACTTTGCCACCAAGCTCAATCTGGCCCTGGCCGCCGGGCTGGCCCTGCCCCTGCTGGGCCTGCTGGGCTACACGCCGGGCACCCGCAGCGAAGAGGGCCTGCAGACCCTGAGCTTGGCCTATGCCGTGTTGCCGTGCGCTCTCAAGCTGTGTGCAGCGGCAGCCCTGTATTTTTTTCTCATCCGGCCGCACGCCATGAATGCGGCACGTTCTCCACAGCGACCGACCGAGGGCACCCCCCCATGA
- a CDS encoding SDR family NAD(P)-dependent oxidoreductase produces MSLNPSLRDWQGRRVWLVGASSGIGRATASALHARGAQVIVSARSRAALDAFVAEHPGSQALPLDTAEPADVQAVAAQVLAGGPPDLVCYCAGYYRDTRATDFNLAEMLRHEQVNYSGVLHVLAGVLPAMIAAAAAGRPGHVSLISSVAGFRGLPKSLAYGPTKAALINLAEALYLDLHDLGMGVSVINPGFVATPLTAGNDFAMPALISPEAAAQAILKGWSQGHFDIHFPKRFTRVMKMLRLLPYRLYFPAIHRFTGL; encoded by the coding sequence ATGAGCCTCAATCCTTCTCTGCGCGACTGGCAGGGCCGCCGGGTCTGGCTGGTGGGTGCCTCCAGCGGCATCGGGCGCGCCACCGCGTCGGCGCTGCACGCGCGCGGCGCGCAGGTGATCGTCTCGGCCCGCAGCCGGGCGGCCCTGGACGCGTTCGTGGCAGAACACCCTGGCAGCCAGGCCCTGCCGCTGGACACGGCCGAGCCGGCCGATGTGCAGGCCGTGGCCGCACAGGTGCTGGCAGGCGGCCCGCCAGACCTCGTCTGCTACTGCGCGGGCTACTACCGCGACACGCGTGCCACCGACTTCAACCTGGCCGAGATGCTGCGGCATGAGCAGGTCAACTACAGCGGCGTGCTGCATGTGCTGGCGGGGGTGCTGCCCGCCATGATTGCCGCTGCAGCCGCTGGCCGGCCCGGCCACGTGAGCCTGATCAGCAGCGTGGCGGGCTTCCGTGGCCTGCCCAAGAGCCTGGCGTACGGGCCCACCAAGGCGGCGCTGATCAACCTGGCCGAGGCGCTGTACCTGGACCTGCACGACCTGGGCATGGGCGTGAGCGTGATCAACCCGGGCTTTGTGGCCACGCCCCTCACCGCGGGCAACGACTTCGCGATGCCCGCGCTCATCTCGCCCGAGGCCGCGGCGCAGGCCATCCTCAAGGGATGGTCGCAAGGGCATTTCGACATCCACTTTCCCAAGCGTTTCACGCGGGTGATGAAGATGCTGCGCCTGCTGCCCTACCGTTTGTACTTTCCGGCCATCCACCGGTTCACAGGACTCTGA
- a CDS encoding nuclear transport factor 2 family protein, producing MPSLPATAPAPLNDAVQGMTEEAVTRVIALFENLSPADVARIGQFYAADARFKDPFNDVRGIPAIQQIFAHMFVALENPRFIVTGRVVQGQQCFLTWDFVFAFKSFHKGVTQTVRGASHLVIDGQGLVSLHRDYWDAAEELYEKLPVVSALMRWLKKRANS from the coding sequence ATGCCCAGCCTGCCCGCCACCGCGCCTGCGCCCTTGAACGATGCTGTGCAAGGCATGACGGAAGAAGCCGTGACACGCGTCATTGCGCTGTTCGAGAACCTCTCGCCCGCAGACGTGGCGCGGATCGGCCAGTTCTATGCGGCCGACGCCCGCTTCAAGGACCCGTTCAACGACGTGCGCGGCATCCCCGCCATCCAGCAGATCTTTGCCCACATGTTCGTGGCGCTGGAAAACCCCCGGTTCATCGTGACGGGCCGCGTGGTGCAAGGCCAGCAATGCTTTCTGACGTGGGACTTTGTGTTTGCCTTCAAGAGCTTTCACAAGGGCGTGACGCAGACGGTGCGCGGTGCGTCCCACCTGGTGATCGACGGGCAAGGCCTGGTCTCGTTGCACCGCGACTACTGGGACGCGGCCGAAGAGTTGTACGAAAAGCTGCCGGTGGTGAGCGCGCTGATGCGCTGGCTGAAAAAGCGCGCCAACAGCTGA
- a CDS encoding glutathione S-transferase N-terminal domain-containing protein, whose protein sequence is MKLIGASASPYVRKVRIVMAEKKLDYQFVQENVWADDTTIATSNPLGKVPCLVMEGGEAVFDSRVIVEYLDTLSPVGKLIPVQGRERAEVKTWEALADGVMDAGVLARLEATWAHRKDSERSQAWIDRQLRKVNDGVKSMSQGLGDKPYCSGIHLSLSDIAVGCALGWLEFRFPEIGWRAEYPNLGKLMDKLMQRPSFADTRPS, encoded by the coding sequence ATGAAACTGATCGGAGCCTCTGCCAGCCCTTACGTCCGCAAGGTGCGGATCGTGATGGCCGAAAAAAAGCTCGACTACCAGTTCGTACAGGAAAACGTCTGGGCTGACGACACGACGATCGCCACGTCCAACCCGCTGGGCAAGGTGCCCTGCCTGGTGATGGAAGGCGGCGAGGCGGTGTTTGATTCCCGCGTGATCGTGGAGTACCTCGACACCCTCTCCCCCGTGGGCAAGCTCATCCCGGTACAGGGCCGCGAGCGCGCTGAGGTCAAGACCTGGGAGGCGCTGGCCGATGGCGTGATGGATGCCGGCGTGCTGGCGCGCCTGGAAGCCACCTGGGCCCACCGCAAGGACAGCGAACGCAGCCAGGCGTGGATTGACCGCCAGCTGCGCAAGGTGAACGACGGCGTGAAGTCGATGAGCCAGGGCCTGGGCGACAAGCCCTACTGCAGCGGCATCCACCTGAGCCTGTCGGACATCGCCGTAGGGTGCGCGCTCGGATGGCTGGAGTTTCGGTTTCCCGAGATCGGCTGGCGCGCTGAGTACCCCAACCTGGGCAAGCTGATGGACAAGCTGATGCAGCGCCCCAGCTTTGCCGACACCCGTCCATCCTGA